A part of Aegilops tauschii subsp. strangulata cultivar AL8/78 chromosome 2, Aet v6.0, whole genome shotgun sequence genomic DNA contains:
- the LOC141040824 gene encoding uncharacterized protein, with the protein MALAQAAMRTIVGDGSAARFWEDCWVEGARIRELAPALYNRVPNQVRMTRLVSDALGNGAWAGDVGPNLTGPELEEYLWLWTRLADFELAEGVEDNVQWSWEANGLYSARSAYAAKFMGRQRSPTTSFTWKSKALLRCHFFTWLALRNRCWTSDRLAR; encoded by the coding sequence ATGGCCTTGGCTCAGGCGGCGATGCGTACGATAGTAGGGGATGGAAGTGCAGCTCGGTTCTGGGAAGACTGCTGGGTGGAAGGAGCGAGGATAAGAGAGCTAGCACCGGCGCTGTACAACAGAGTGCCAAATCAGGTCAGGATGACGAGATTGGTCTCGGATGCGCTCGGCAATGGTGCTTGGGCTGGAGATGTTGGCCCCAACCTCACGGGACCGGAGCTGGAGGAGTACTTGTGGCTATGGACGAGGCTTGCAGATTTTGAGTTGGCGGAGGGAGTGGAGGACAATGTGCAGTGGTCCTGGGAAGCAAATGGCTTGTACTCTGCGAGGTCGGCATACGCGGCAAAATTCATGGGACGACAACGATCCCCGACAACGTCGTTTACTTGGAAGTCGAAGGCTCTGTTAAGATGCCATTTCTTCACGTGGCTTGCCCTCAGGAACCGTTGTTGGACCTCGGACCGGCTTGCACGCTGA